The following are from one region of the Sphingomonas sp. J315 genome:
- a CDS encoding alpha/beta fold hydrolase, with protein MTVSPIDRRAIPAGASVTNWTAPDGWVLRCFAWPASGTPRGSILFQGGRGDIFEKYLESFAHWRARGWTITSFDWRGQGGSGRLTDAAHCGHIEDFAQYIADFRDFAREWMAATPGPHVIMGHSMGGHLVLRGLVEGAARPDAAVLIAPMLGLKGPFGAALGERLARFLGGVGNSARPAWKSNERPYTTTTRESLLTHDTDRYQDEIWWQQANPGNVTGPPSWKWVIEAFRSTRELRANPALKRMNVPVLALIAEHDGLVDPKAALATVAKLPDARIVRFGKESAHEILREADKVRNRAIGEIDMFLEARVRRG; from the coding sequence ATGACCGTTTCCCCGATTGACCGCCGGGCGATTCCCGCCGGTGCCAGCGTCACCAACTGGACCGCCCCCGATGGATGGGTGCTGCGCTGCTTCGCCTGGCCCGCCAGCGGCACGCCGCGCGGGTCGATCCTGTTCCAGGGCGGGCGGGGCGACATCTTCGAGAAATATCTGGAGAGCTTCGCCCACTGGCGGGCGCGCGGCTGGACGATCACCTCGTTCGACTGGCGCGGGCAGGGCGGATCGGGGCGACTGACCGATGCCGCCCATTGTGGGCATATCGAGGATTTCGCGCAGTATATCGCGGACTTTCGCGACTTTGCGCGTGAGTGGATGGCGGCGACGCCGGGGCCGCATGTGATCATGGGGCATTCGATGGGCGGTCATCTGGTGCTGCGCGGGCTGGTCGAAGGCGCGGCGCGGCCGGATGCGGCGGTGCTGATCGCGCCGATGCTGGGGCTGAAGGGGCCGTTCGGTGCGGCTTTGGGCGAGCGGCTGGCGCGCTTTCTGGGCGGGGTGGGCAACAGCGCGCGGCCGGCGTGGAAGTCGAACGAGCGGCCTTACACCACCACCACGCGCGAATCGCTGCTGACGCATGACACCGACCGCTATCAGGACGAGATCTGGTGGCAGCAGGCGAACCCGGGCAACGTCACCGGCCCGCCGAGCTGGAAATGGGTGATCGAGGCGTTTCGATCGACCCGCGAACTGCGCGCCAACCCCGCGCTCAAGCGGATGAACGTGCCGGTACTGGCGCTGATCGCCGAGCATGATGGACTGGTCGATCCAAAAGCGGCGCTGGCGACGGTGGCGAAGCTGCCCGACGCGCGCATTGTCCGGTTCGGCAAGGAAAGCGCGCATGAAATCCTGCGAGAGGCAGACAAGGTGCGCAACCGCGCGATCGGCGAGATCGACATGTTCCTAGAAGCTCGGGTGCGGCGCGGATGA
- a CDS encoding prepilin peptidase: MGEFAPVILLGLLVLILVSAGIEDARIREISNWKNAAIALLALPWWFAMGLSPWPDMAIQLGIAVGVFALFAAAFQFGMMGGGDVKMIAALALWFPFNQLVTLLIIMSLAGGAITLVMLVEKWVRRRREQPEVPYGIAIAIAALLTIREPIFNPFL, translated from the coding sequence ATGGGGGAATTTGCGCCTGTGATTCTGCTGGGCCTGCTGGTCCTGATCCTGGTTTCGGCCGGGATCGAAGATGCGCGAATCCGTGAGATCTCGAACTGGAAGAACGCGGCGATCGCGCTGCTGGCGCTGCCCTGGTGGTTTGCGATGGGCCTGTCCCCCTGGCCCGACATGGCGATCCAGCTGGGCATTGCGGTCGGCGTGTTCGCGCTGTTCGCGGCTGCCTTCCAATTCGGAATGATGGGCGGGGGCGACGTCAAGATGATCGCCGCGCTCGCACTCTGGTTTCCGTTCAATCAGTTGGTCACGCTGCTGATCATCATGTCGCTCGCGGGCGGCGCGATCACGCTGGTGATGCTGGTCGAGAAATGGGTGCGTCGGCGACGCGAGCAACCGGAGGTCCCCTATGGGATCGCGATTGCCATCGCAGCGCTGCTCACCATCCGCGAACCGATTTTTAACCCCTTCTTGTGA
- a CDS encoding pilus assembly protein N-terminal domain-containing protein, with protein MSDIFVADSNVADVQVRSPTQLWVFGKKVGETTVYATTKAGKVIYSTTVRVGNNFDSVQGMLDTAMPDSNITATTMNGFVLLTGTVAAPQDAAEAERLAQAFVGEETKILSRLKTSTPLQVNLQVRISEVSRSFAKNIGSNFTTLDGSGGFKFGIGSGRQPATSWTTDPNLPLGVGGERSVATRSTRSRARSPSVRAPQSRLGRAEPRSAVLAGCSASTFSARSTLAKPMARSRRSPTRT; from the coding sequence ATGTCCGATATCTTCGTCGCCGACAGCAACGTCGCCGACGTCCAGGTCCGCTCGCCGACCCAGCTTTGGGTGTTCGGCAAGAAGGTCGGCGAGACCACGGTCTATGCCACCACCAAGGCGGGCAAGGTCATCTATTCGACCACAGTGCGTGTCGGGAACAACTTCGACAGCGTTCAGGGGATGCTCGACACGGCGATGCCCGACTCGAACATCACCGCGACGACGATGAACGGCTTCGTGCTGCTCACCGGCACGGTCGCTGCGCCGCAGGATGCGGCAGAGGCGGAACGTCTGGCCCAGGCATTTGTCGGCGAAGAGACCAAGATCCTCTCGCGCCTCAAGACCTCGACCCCGCTGCAGGTGAACCTTCAGGTCCGGATCTCGGAGGTCAGCCGCAGCTTTGCCAAGAATATCGGCAGCAATTTCACCACGCTCGACGGGTCGGGCGGGTTCAAGTTCGGCATCGGCAGCGGACGCCAGCCTGCGACCAGCTGGACCACCGACCCCAACCTCCCGCTGGGCGTGGGGGGGGAACGGTCAGTGGCTACACGATCGACCCGATCACGGGCGCGATCACCCAGCGTCCGGGCACCGCAATCACGCCTGGGCCGGGCCGAACCACGATCGGCGGTCTTGGCCGGTTGTTCGGCCTCGACATTCTCGGCGCGCTCGACCTTGGCGAAACCAATGGCCAGGTCTCGACGCTCGCCAACCCGAACCTGA
- a CDS encoding CpaD family pilus assembly protein: MSKRNTILFLSAAAGLLSACGVGSTPGLESANQPVVARTDYVFDASTDGSYLASGEQARVAGWLASLRLGHGDRVYVDDPGNTGAARQVASEAARYGVLLSGPAPVTAGVVQPGMVRVIVSRMKASVPGCPDRRDTGDGNFGGKTSSGYGCAVNGNLASMVARPEDLVRGEPGSPTADPAQISKSIKALREAAPTGTGGTTVKAEATGGGDQ; encoded by the coding sequence ATGTCGAAGCGTAATACGATCCTCTTTCTGAGCGCCGCAGCCGGGCTGTTGTCCGCATGCGGCGTCGGCAGCACCCCGGGTCTCGAATCGGCCAACCAGCCCGTCGTCGCGCGCACCGATTATGTGTTCGATGCGTCCACCGACGGCAGCTATCTGGCATCCGGCGAGCAGGCGCGCGTCGCCGGCTGGCTCGCGTCGCTACGGCTCGGCCATGGCGACCGCGTCTATGTCGACGATCCCGGCAACACCGGCGCAGCGCGTCAGGTGGCGAGCGAAGCGGCGCGCTACGGCGTGCTGCTGTCCGGCCCCGCCCCGGTCACCGCCGGCGTGGTCCAGCCGGGCATGGTCCGCGTGATCGTCAGCCGCATGAAGGCGAGCGTTCCGGGCTGCCCCGACCGGCGCGACACCGGCGACGGCAATTTCGGCGGCAAGACCAGCTCTGGCTATGGCTGCGCGGTCAACGGCAACCTCGCCTCGATGGTCGCGCGTCCGGAGGATCTGGTGCGTGGTGAGCCCGGCTCGCCCACCGCCGATCCGGCGCAGATCAGCAAGTCGATCAAGGCGCTGCGCGAGGCCGCACCGACTGGCACCGGCGGAACCACGGTCAAAGCCGAAGCTACGGGAGGAGGCGACCAGTGA
- a CDS encoding pilus assembly protein CpaE: MNAPFNPQRAAHREPFVAFVCDETTAETIRPIAIEQGWNPDKVNKGGLRNAVQTLSVSASPHILFVDLSESGDPLNDINALAEVCEPGTVVIASGQVNDVRLYRDLVASGIQDYLLKPLNPDVMREAFVHAQAMLNAPKHADVASDRPHCAVAVIGTRGGVGASTLATSLAWLMSEKSDRSTALLDLDVHFGTGALTLDLEPGRGLTDAIENPSRIDGLFIERAMVKASDKLSVLSAEAPINSPVMTDGAAFFQLQEEIRTAFECTVVDLPRAMLVNYPHLISDVQVAVLVTELTLAAARDAIRIISWFKSNAPHTQLIVVANRVPTGQLEISRKDFEGSIERKIDYVIPLDTKTAVQAAKLGKPLAEAGKNVKALAPLAEIAARVVAITDSGEEVVRDKGKGAGAKGGSLLGKLTSSMKLGRKAKA, from the coding sequence GTGAACGCGCCCTTCAACCCCCAGCGCGCTGCCCATCGCGAGCCGTTCGTCGCGTTCGTGTGCGACGAGACGACTGCCGAAACGATCCGCCCGATCGCGATCGAACAGGGCTGGAACCCCGACAAGGTCAACAAGGGCGGGCTGCGCAATGCGGTCCAGACGCTTTCCGTCTCCGCCAGCCCGCACATCCTGTTCGTGGACCTGTCCGAATCGGGCGATCCGCTCAACGACATCAATGCCCTCGCCGAAGTGTGCGAGCCGGGTACTGTCGTGATCGCGTCCGGCCAGGTCAACGACGTCCGCCTGTATCGCGACCTCGTCGCGTCGGGCATTCAGGATTATCTGCTCAAGCCGCTTAATCCCGACGTGATGCGTGAAGCGTTCGTGCATGCCCAGGCGATGCTGAATGCGCCAAAACATGCCGATGTAGCGTCGGACCGCCCGCATTGCGCGGTTGCGGTGATCGGCACGCGCGGCGGGGTCGGGGCTTCGACTCTCGCCACCTCGCTCGCCTGGCTGATGAGCGAGAAAAGCGACCGTTCGACCGCGCTGCTCGATCTCGACGTACATTTCGGCACCGGCGCACTCACGCTGGACCTCGAACCGGGTCGCGGCCTGACCGACGCGATCGAAAATCCAAGCCGTATCGACGGACTGTTCATCGAACGCGCGATGGTCAAGGCGTCGGATAAATTGTCCGTGCTGTCTGCTGAAGCGCCGATCAACTCGCCGGTGATGACCGACGGCGCGGCGTTCTTCCAGTTGCAGGAGGAGATCCGTACCGCGTTCGAGTGCACCGTGGTCGATCTGCCGCGCGCGATGCTGGTCAATTACCCGCACCTCATCTCCGATGTGCAGGTGGCCGTGCTGGTAACCGAGCTGACCCTGGCTGCCGCGCGCGACGCGATCCGCATCATCAGCTGGTTCAAGTCGAACGCGCCGCATACCCAGCTGATCGTCGTGGCGAACCGGGTTCCGACCGGTCAGCTCGAAATCAGCCGCAAGGACTTCGAAGGATCGATCGAGCGCAAGATCGACTATGTGATCCCGCTCGACACCAAGACTGCGGTGCAGGCGGCGAAGCTGGGCAAACCGCTTGCCGAGGCGGGGAAGAACGTCAAGGCACTCGCCCCGCTGGCCGAGATTGCTGCGCGCGTCGTCGCGATCACCGATTCGGGCGAAGAGGTCGTTCGCGACAAGGGCAAGGGTGCAGGGGCCAAGGGCGGCTCGCTGCTCGGCAAACTGACCAGTTCGATGAAGCTCGGCCGCAAGGCAAAGGCATAA
- a CDS encoding type II secretion system F family protein produces the protein MELLPMMMLAGGTFMVLALLILAFAGPSAKTASARRLTSVRDRHVGVVGAGAVEAQLRRISTGRATKMDNAAARFLPNPAQLGKRLAMTGKPWSVGQYGMASVGIVVVIAAALMVQGLPALLALLVGIIVGGGLPHMVVGFLINRRIARFTAKFPDAIELLVRGLRSGLPITETMGVVGAEVDGPVGEEFRSISDKMKIGRTLDQALQETADRLGTPEFQFFCITIAIQRETGGNLAETLANLAEVLRKRSQMKLKIKAMSSESKASAYIIGALPFIVFGMIWMINDTYMQGFFIDQRLIIAGGGGIIWMGIGAFIMAKMINFEI, from the coding sequence GTGGAATTGCTCCCGATGATGATGCTGGCGGGCGGCACCTTCATGGTGCTCGCGCTGCTCATCCTCGCCTTTGCCGGTCCATCGGCGAAGACCGCGAGCGCGCGCCGCCTCACCAGCGTGCGCGATCGTCACGTCGGCGTCGTCGGCGCGGGCGCGGTCGAGGCGCAGCTACGCCGTATCTCGACCGGGCGCGCGACCAAGATGGACAATGCCGCGGCGCGGTTCCTGCCCAACCCGGCCCAGCTCGGCAAACGCTTGGCAATGACCGGAAAGCCGTGGTCCGTCGGCCAATATGGCATGGCGTCGGTCGGTATCGTCGTGGTGATCGCAGCTGCGCTGATGGTGCAGGGGCTGCCCGCGCTGCTCGCGCTGCTCGTCGGTATCATCGTCGGCGGCGGCCTGCCGCATATGGTTGTCGGGTTCCTGATCAACCGCCGCATCGCGCGCTTCACCGCGAAATTCCCCGACGCGATCGAATTGCTCGTGCGCGGCCTGCGCTCGGGCCTTCCGATCACCGAGACGATGGGTGTCGTCGGTGCGGAGGTCGATGGCCCGGTAGGCGAGGAGTTCCGCTCGATCAGCGACAAGATGAAGATCGGTCGCACCCTCGACCAGGCGCTTCAGGAAACCGCCGACCGACTGGGTACACCCGAATTCCAGTTCTTTTGCATCACGATCGCGATCCAGCGCGAGACCGGCGGCAACCTTGCCGAAACGCTCGCCAACCTCGCCGAGGTGCTGCGGAAGCGCAGCCAGATGAAGCTGAAGATCAAGGCGATGTCGTCGGAATCCAAGGCATCGGCTTATATCATCGGCGCGCTGCCGTTCATCGTCTTCGGCATGATCTGGATGATCAACGACACCTATATGCAGGGGTTCTTCATTGACCAGCGGCTGATCATCGCCGGCGGCGGCGGGATCATCTGGATGGGTATCGGGGCCTTCATCATGGCCAAGATGATCAATTTCGAGATTTGA
- a CDS encoding type II secretion system F family protein, with translation MMTAPSGPTLLGVDVIYVATVLAGVAAFSVLLAIYAAASVRDPMAKRVKALNERREQLKAGITASTSKRRAKLVQKNATTDRIRDFLSSLKVLQDSQVKTAQIKLMQAGIRSKDYAVAVIFGRLVLPIVIGGTMAFLVYGTEMFADWTPLKAYGLVAGSAILSYKAPDIYLKNKIQKRSHAIRKGIPDALDLLVICAEAGLTVDAAFGRVSKELGKAYPELGEEFSLTAIELGFLTDRRQAFENLATRIDLDSVRGVVTTMIQTEKYGTPLASALRVLSAEFRNERMMRAEEKAARLPAIMTVPLILFILPVLFVVILGPAACSINDALMSG, from the coding sequence ATGATGACCGCTCCCTCCGGCCCCACCCTGCTCGGCGTCGACGTGATCTATGTCGCCACGGTCCTGGCAGGTGTCGCCGCGTTCAGCGTGCTGCTCGCCATTTACGCCGCCGCGTCGGTGCGCGATCCGATGGCAAAGCGCGTCAAGGCACTCAACGAACGCCGCGAACAGCTCAAGGCCGGCATCACCGCATCGACCAGCAAGCGCCGGGCGAAGCTGGTCCAGAAGAACGCGACCACCGACCGCATCCGCGACTTCCTCTCGTCGCTCAAGGTGCTTCAGGATTCGCAGGTCAAGACCGCGCAGATCAAGCTGATGCAGGCAGGCATCCGGTCCAAGGATTATGCCGTTGCGGTAATCTTCGGTCGGCTGGTGCTTCCGATCGTGATCGGCGGTACGATGGCGTTCCTCGTCTATGGGACCGAAATGTTCGCCGACTGGACGCCGCTCAAGGCTTATGGCCTCGTCGCGGGCAGCGCGATCCTGAGCTACAAGGCACCGGACATCTATCTCAAGAACAAGATCCAGAAGCGGTCGCACGCGATTCGAAAGGGCATTCCTGACGCGCTCGACCTGCTGGTGATCTGTGCCGAAGCGGGACTCACGGTCGATGCGGCCTTTGGTCGCGTCTCCAAGGAATTGGGCAAGGCTTATCCCGAACTGGGCGAGGAATTTTCGCTCACCGCGATCGAGCTGGGTTTCCTCACCGATCGCCGCCAGGCCTTTGAAAATCTGGCCACCCGCATCGATCTCGACTCGGTGCGCGGGGTCGTCACGACGATGATTCAGACCGAGAAATACGGCACCCCGCTCGCTTCCGCGCTGCGCGTGCTGTCTGCCGAATTCCGCAACGAACGCATGATGCGCGCCGAGGAAAAGGCCGCGCGCCTGCCCGCGATCATGACCGTACCGCTGATCCTGTTCATCCTTCCGGTGCTGTTCGTCGTCATCCTCGGTCCGGCGGCCTGCTCGATCAACGACGCGCTGATGAGCGGATAA
- the ppdK gene encoding pyruvate, phosphate dikinase produces the protein MTRYVYRFGGDVSDGGQGDKNLLGGKGANLDGMASIGLPVPPGFTISTPVCALYYENGQTFPDSLKAEVSTGIAHIEGITGKRFGDAADPLLVSVRSGARASMPGMMDTVLNLGLNDATVAGLAEISGDARFAWDSYRRFIQMYSDVVLELDHGRFEEALEIAKEDRGYFLDTEMTAADWQKLVEEYKAIVVELWGKPFPQDVHDQLWGAIGAVFGSWQSERAKVYRRLNDIPADWGTAVNVQAMVFGNMGDTSATGVAFTRDPATGENAYYGEFLINAQGEDVVAGIRTPQYLTKAARERAGAKPLSMEEAMPEAYAELARVFDQLERHYRDMQDIEFTVERGKLWMLQTRSGKRTAKAALKIAIDMANEVLITREEAILRVDPAALDQLLHPTLDPNAPRDVLTKGLPASPGAASGIAVFDSDTAEKRAAAGEAVILVRVETSPEDIHGMHAAKGILTARGGMTSHAAVVARGMGRPCVSGAGTLSIKASEGVMRIGSREVRAGEVLTIDGSTGEVMLGAVPTIQPELAGDFGTLMVWADEVRRLKVRTNAETPLDCRTAREFGAEGIGLCRTEHMFFDAARITAVRQMILASDEAGRRAALDKLLPEQRADFIEIFEVMAGLPCTIRLLDPPLHEFLPHEESEFEEVARAAGLDVETLRRRAAELHEFNPMLGHRGCRLGVTYPEIYEMQARAIFEAACAVAEKSGAAPVPEVMIPLVGTKRELELMKAVVDRAAQAVFAEQGRTIEYLVGTMIELPRAALRAGEIAEAGAFFSFGTNDLTQTTLGVSRDDAGRFLTTYVEKGIYARDPFVSLDVEGVGELISIAAERGRATRPDIKLGICGEHGGDPASIAFCEETGLDYVSASPYRVPIARLAAAQAALQAR, from the coding sequence ATGACTCGCTATGTGTACCGCTTCGGCGGGGATGTTTCCGACGGCGGCCAGGGCGACAAGAATCTGCTCGGCGGCAAGGGCGCGAACCTCGATGGGATGGCGTCGATCGGCCTTCCGGTGCCTCCGGGCTTCACCATCTCGACCCCGGTCTGCGCGCTCTATTACGAGAATGGCCAGACCTTTCCCGACAGCCTGAAGGCCGAGGTGTCGACCGGGATCGCGCATATCGAGGGGATTACCGGCAAGCGCTTTGGCGACGCCGCCGATCCGTTGCTGGTGTCGGTGCGTTCGGGCGCGCGGGCGTCGATGCCGGGGATGATGGATACGGTCCTCAACCTTGGCCTCAATGATGCGACGGTCGCGGGGCTCGCCGAAATCTCGGGCGACGCGCGGTTCGCGTGGGACAGCTATCGCCGCTTCATCCAGATGTATTCCGACGTCGTGCTCGAACTCGATCATGGCCGGTTCGAGGAAGCGCTGGAGATCGCCAAGGAGGATCGCGGCTATTTCCTCGATACCGAGATGACCGCCGCGGACTGGCAGAAGCTGGTCGAGGAATACAAGGCGATCGTGGTCGAGCTGTGGGGCAAGCCGTTCCCGCAGGATGTGCACGATCAGCTGTGGGGCGCGATCGGCGCAGTGTTCGGGTCGTGGCAGTCGGAGCGCGCGAAGGTCTATCGCCGCCTCAACGACATTCCGGCCGACTGGGGCACGGCGGTCAATGTCCAGGCGATGGTGTTCGGCAATATGGGCGACACCTCGGCCACCGGCGTCGCCTTCACCCGCGACCCCGCGACCGGCGAGAACGCCTATTATGGCGAGTTCCTGATCAACGCACAGGGCGAGGATGTCGTCGCGGGCATCCGCACGCCACAGTACCTGACCAAGGCGGCGCGCGAGCGGGCGGGGGCCAAGCCGCTGTCGATGGAAGAGGCGATGCCGGAAGCCTATGCCGAGCTGGCGCGCGTGTTCGACCAGCTCGAACGCCATTATCGCGACATGCAGGACATCGAGTTCACGGTCGAGCGCGGCAAGCTGTGGATGCTTCAGACGCGGTCCGGCAAGCGGACGGCTAAGGCCGCGCTCAAGATCGCGATCGACATGGCGAATGAGGTGCTGATCACGCGCGAGGAGGCGATCCTGCGCGTCGATCCGGCGGCGCTCGACCAGCTGCTCCACCCGACGCTGGACCCCAATGCGCCGCGCGACGTGCTGACCAAGGGGCTGCCCGCCTCGCCCGGGGCGGCGTCGGGCATCGCGGTGTTCGACAGCGATACCGCCGAGAAGCGCGCGGCGGCGGGCGAGGCGGTGATCCTGGTCCGCGTCGAAACCAGCCCGGAGGATATCCACGGCATGCACGCCGCCAAGGGCATCCTGACCGCGCGCGGCGGCATGACCAGCCATGCGGCGGTGGTGGCGCGCGGCATGGGCCGTCCCTGCGTCTCGGGCGCGGGCACGCTGTCGATCAAGGCATCCGAAGGCGTCATGCGGATCGGGTCGCGCGAGGTGCGCGCAGGCGAGGTTCTGACGATCGACGGATCGACCGGTGAGGTGATGCTGGGCGCGGTGCCGACGATCCAGCCCGAGCTGGCCGGCGATTTCGGCACGCTGATGGTCTGGGCCGACGAGGTCCGTCGACTGAAGGTCCGCACCAACGCCGAAACCCCGCTCGACTGCCGCACCGCGCGCGAGTTCGGCGCGGAGGGGATCGGGCTGTGCCGGACGGAGCATATGTTCTTCGACGCGGCGCGGATCACCGCGGTACGCCAGATGATCCTGGCAAGCGACGAGGCGGGCCGCCGCGCGGCGCTCGACAAGCTGCTGCCCGAACAGCGCGCCGACTTTATCGAGATATTCGAGGTGATGGCGGGGCTGCCCTGCACGATCCGCCTGCTCGATCCGCCGCTGCACGAATTCCTTCCGCATGAAGAGAGCGAATTCGAGGAAGTGGCGCGGGCGGCTGGACTCGATGTCGAAACGCTGCGTCGTCGCGCGGCGGAGCTGCACGAGTTCAACCCGATGCTCGGCCATCGCGGTTGCCGCCTCGGCGTGACCTATCCCGAGATCTACGAGATGCAGGCGCGCGCGATTTTCGAGGCGGCGTGCGCCGTCGCGGAAAAGTCCGGCGCGGCGCCGGTGCCGGAGGTGATGATCCCGCTGGTCGGAACCAAGCGCGAGCTGGAGCTGATGAAGGCGGTGGTCGATCGCGCCGCGCAGGCGGTGTTCGCCGAACAGGGGCGGACGATCGAGTATCTGGTGGGTACGATGATCGAGCTGCCCCGCGCCGCATTGCGCGCCGGGGAGATCGCGGAGGCAGGGGCGTTCTTCAGCTTCGGTACCAATGACCTGACGCAGACGACGCTGGGCGTCAGCCGCGACGATGCGGGTCGGTTCCTGACGACCTATGTCGAAAAGGGTATCTACGCCCGCGATCCGTTCGTCAGCCTGGATGTCGAGGGTGTCGGCGAACTGATCAGCATCGCCGCCGAACGTGGCCGCGCGACCCGCCCGGACATCAAGCTCGGCATCTGTGGCGAGCATGGCGGCGACCCGGCGTCGATCGCATTCTGTGAGGAAACCGGGCTCGATTACGTCTCCGCCTCGCCCTATCGCGTGCCGATCGCGCGGCTCGCGGCGGCTCAGGCGGCGTTGCAGGCACGGTGA